The DNA window ggcttctgtgagaagctgctggaagcttcctcCATGTCTGGCAAAACCAATCCCTGGTGGCTCCAAAGATAGAGATGATGCTGGCCAAGGCCAAGCCAGTTCAAAATGTTGGTGATACCTCTGTGATAGCAGATTTGAGAGTAAAGAAAAGCAAGTTGTGCAGTCGTAATCGTGGCCAGAGAAAAGCCaggtgagaatatgtgagaggaacAGCAGACATCAAGGGGCAGGGAagaaggagaggcaggaggcaTTCCAGGAGCTGGAACTGAGATTCCTCTCCAGTCTGTGGAgaagaccatggtgaggcagctgtgcccctgcagcccatggaggtccccagggatgcagcattgcacccacagcccatggaggtccccagggatgcagcattccacccacagcccatggaggtccccagggatgcagcattgcacccacagcccatggaggtccataGGGATGCAGTgttccacccacagcccatggaggagcccCATGCCAGAGGAGGGGGATGCCTGAGAGGAGACTGTGGCCCTGGGGGAGGCTTAGCAATGACtgaaaacatcagtgtgttaccAACACTTTTCTCTCCATCCAAACTCTGCATTCACGTGACCCTATCCTAATATACAAATAATGGCCTTTAAAGCCAAGacacacattttgaaaaaatggTTCTAtgaattttgcaaaaaaagtaaaaaatttgcCACAAGTTTGATCAGAAAAAGATTCATAATGCAACAGAAAACACTAGTTTTGAAATGTTCTACTTCTGCATTAAacagcctttttaaaaaactaagCATTTTTCACTACACAGAGTAACAAATTTGTTAAAATTTCATCTTGACATCCatccttttttttgtctgttgaCAAATCCAGAAAGATTGCTTGCAATATGTTTCCTAATTTCTTAAACAATTACTACTAAAATTTGTTGATAATTGCAAAAATAATCATCTGCTTCagcaaaattccttttccttttgtgccCAAGTGCAGCAGTAAGAGAGAATGAAATTACTTCAGTACAAATTTAAGTTGACATCTAATATCCAATTGCAAAATTCTTCAAGGATGACAGGGTACAGCAGGAGTCATCAGGCTACCACTTAAAAAGACAGACAATATTTTCAACAGGTTGAAATGGAGTTTCAagtgtaattttaaaagcagagacACGTCTCTTCCGCTGCAAGTCTTTCCATGTCCTTGGACAATAAGGCTGCAGTGAATTACTAAAGTAAGAAACTCTCACAAGGGTTTATGTTCTCATTAACATGATGAATTTTGTACAAAATTGATATCCACAGATAAGGATCTCAGGTTTTTCTAAAACCAAGCTTAAATTGATATCCACAGATAAGGATCTCAGGTTTTTCTCAAACCAAGCTTACCTTTCCAGCCATGGCAATGACTTGAGATCCTTCCAAGAGTGAAGAGCACACTGTTTTACTTCTTCGGCCAAAATTTTATCctgtttatataaatatatatgcaatATATACAAAGAACCACAGGTAACAGAATATTTTGTATCTTGTTCCTTTCTTATTCAAGTCTTTTAGGAAGAAACTGGAAGTTTCTAAACAAACACACATACACTGACAGTGAGTAATTCAAGCAGTGTGTATTGTTGCAATGTTACTATCCATACCAAAACAACCTGTTCACAGCTCCcatgctgcctgcagggcacgCAGTGAACTGCACTCCCCAGCTATTTCCTTTGGTCTGTGGGACACAGCAACATTGTCATCAACAACCATCTTCCATCACCTTTGTCCTTAGATTACTtctcaaagtaaaaaaatgaaacagtgcTTTAAAGACTTACACTGAATGTACTCCAGAAGAGGAAACCTTACATCCAGGAATATTAACTCCCCAAAACAATAGTGTGCCTTCTTTCCACCTTGAATTTAGAATGCATACTCAAGTCACAAGGCAGATGACCTCCATATCCTAATCATCTTGTCCCATAATAAAATACCACAGAAAAAAGTTtgccaaaataaaaatgggaatatttatTATCTTTTCTACCAAAGCAATGCAGTTCTTTTGAGATTATACATTGGTCTTTGCAAATGTTTCTACAGCTAAATTAATACTTTtccattttgtaaaaaaattagaCACATActtcataaaaacaaaacaaagacagaGGCTATGTCACCGAACAACTGGCAGGATTGTAACTGTTAGTAGGGATGAGCAAAGAAAGCTCATGCTTATACTTAAACCTCTGGCATTTGTATCATTATCATGTTCCAGTGGGACAAAATGGGGACATTTTCCTTGCACATTTCTGGGTCCACTTCCCAAGCTTTCAGACAGACTGTTAAATACTGAATGTGACCAGGAGAACCTAAACATTGCTCAGCAGTACTACATGCACAGGATGCAGGGGAAGGAAGAGTCAGACCCATGCAAACAGTACAGGACAAACCATTACAACTGGCAAACGTGCACTGGACAAAAATTGAAGTTTATGAAAAGCTTTATTTGTTGTCATGAAAATAGTATCAGAAGCAAGTAACTGTATGTGTTTTGCAAAGTCATCTTCATTTGGCCTCCTGAGCTTTCTTGgcattctgtttttcttttgcctaGAAAACAAGGGGAGATGATGTCAAGCTTTGACAAGATGAAGGTCATTCTGGATATTTGAATGACTACAAATACAGGTTTAAATAAATTATGCAAAAGAAACTGAGATAAGGTAACTTCTCTAGGGGAAAAgcactattttaaaaacataatttaaactttcatttttcatacCTCTATACAATTTCATTTTACATAGAAAAAACTCTTCCTAATGGAAACATTTTATGTCACAAGAAAACACCGCACTCAGACATACAGATGATCAAAACTGAACTCTGAAATGCATCAAGATCTTAAATAAGTgggaaaaacccccacaaaagcTCCTGTCAAAATATTTGCAGACAGATTCTCATATCAATCATAAATAGTTCAAACTGGTAAGGAACTGGAACTTTCTTCCTTATGAATTTACTTAAGAAACAGATTGGCAAGAAGAGGGGACAACTCAGAAGAAATACTGGCCAGCAGCTTTCTGTCAAAACATTAGTTAATTCTGAATCAGGCTGCTGCTTGTTACCACTTATTGAAGTGAACAGAACAGCATCTAATTCAGTGATTTAGAATTAAGATCTGTTACCACTAATTCACTGGTAATTTACTTGTGAAAGCAGCTTGATGGGCGTTATCAATGACTTCTGTTAACATGAAACTGGATTAAAATTCCACAAGTTACTCTCTTAAAAACTACAAGCCTGCAAATGTACTTTCCTAAATAAATTCAGCTAAAGAATGTACTCATTAAATAACACACAGCTCTTTTTTCATTATAGTAATTCAGAGAGCCTTTCTCAGTGAGTATAAAATCAGGGATCCTGCCTGTGGCACTCAAGCATAAGTGCACATTAGCACAGAGCTGACTACAGTTCAAGTGCCTGACCAGTTTAATAACCTTGCCAAAGTGGCAGACACGCTTATTCATTAAAGTTTTAATACAAACCTTAGCAGTAAATCAATGTTAATGGCCACACACTTTAGAAAGGGGAAGCCCAAGGCAGTAAAtgagcacaggagcagggaaaagagagggaccaaattcccagccctgtgccacgGCTGCCACGGGAGTGCAGGGAGCCATCCCTGGCCAAAGAACTTGGAAGAATAAATGACATGGgctcttttatttaaaagagaaGGTATGAAGAATTACAGTAATATACTGTCAGCTAGGAAATACTCACTTTTTCTACTAAGGGTATTAACTGCTGGTGCTCTGCTAGAGTCTTTAACAATTCCATGATGAAAGGCAGGTAGTTATGTTTTCTTCTAATATTTTCAAtctaaaagtaaattaaaagcaTGAACATAATTATTATATAGCTGAACTATTTTCTAGTCCCCATCCAGTTCCTTCACATTAAGTGCAAAGCTcccacacatatatataaaagctGACTTGATCTTACAACTGTTCCAGTAATTTCATCAGAAAAGCAAAGACTACATACCTtatatctttttaatttttggttcTCTTCTTCAATTAACATCTGGTATTTTGCAACTTCTGATTGTATAGAACTTAACACATTACTACTTTGATCTGTATCCATAGGCTCCTCCttccataaaacaaaaatttaaattgatGATGTtactcaatttttaaattttacttttttaaaagcaagttttGTCTCAAGGGTATTTCTATCACAGAAAGATGCAGTTTTGTCTACCATTATAGGTACATACCAGGAATTTGTGCAGTTAGTTACAAGCAGGTACTGGGAAAAAACCAGTTCCAGCTCCACAGCAAATGAGTCAAGGCAGAAAGTCAAGATGACATGGTCAGCACTGTGCTGAGtgctcagctcagagctgcagcactgagtgCATCCACACTGTGCTGGACACATCTCCAGCAATCACTCCctgctttttgtgctgctgctccaccgGGAGCAAGGAAGGGAAGTGAATAGTAAAGCCAGCACAGAGAACTATCAGGGAAATACTTTAGCAATTGAAATTCCATGGCCTACCTCTGCCAGTTGCTGCTGTAGCTCTGCAATCCTCTGCTCATATATCATCTTCCTGTCAGACACAATAGCCATCAGGTTAAACCTTATCTCACCTTCACTGTATCTAAAtgaggaacagaaaaacaaaacaacaaagacAACCTGCTTTCAAAATTAGGTACCAACATGACAACTCAAAAGCCTTGATTGCATTTCatggaaacaaaattttatACGGGTTTATTAAATTAAGTTGTGCTACAGATCCAATCTtgttacaaaataaaatcagaccACAAATTAACTCCATCCAATATGTAACTCCTAATTACCTTCTCTCACAAAAATTGACTATTCCTGTCTGTGGTCACAAAACAAATACATAAACtgtccaaaaaagaaaacatgacaaCAGAACTTACAGAAGATGCTTCACACAATAGTTTTTACTTTCTCATTACTATTACATGTTAGAAAATATTGCAGACTTCTCCACACAGTGTGAGAAGTGCATTCAACAATTAGACTAGCAGGCCTTTTGGAGGTTAAGTTCTCCAAAAACAACCTGGTACTCCTGTTTTGCTTAACCAAAAAAAGTCTTCAAGCAAAAACTTAGAATTGTTTTCTAAAAATGGCATAAAATGAACTTTATTTCTAACAAATTTGCGACTGCACTTTGGAAACAGAGTTAAAAAGTAGCAAATTTTCACAGTATGTTTTTCTAGCTTAAATTTCTAAGACAAGCCATTCCTAAGAAAAACTTCAGATCTCTATATACCAGCTGTATGGACAGAATGACTGTAATAATTTGAAGTGCATAGGCAAATGTTATTCATGGTCATGTCACTCTTAGCTTCCACtcacagagaagagcagttGCACAGCTGAGTTACAGATAACAACCTTCTTTTCCAGAGCACTCGTAGGATCTCTCTTCCCTACAGACACCTACTTGGATtaattctgcagcagcacagtgtaTTTGAGATTTATCTATCATCACATCTGCCTCACGTTGGGCAACAGGTTCTCAAGTCACACAGTGACATGCATAAAGAAATGATGCATAAGTGCCATTGCTtagaaaattcagcagcaatCCTTTAACTAAGGAAGTTAAGCCAAAGGAATTTTCAAGCATAGGGAAGGTGCTATATTTAAAGGCATCACGACCATTTACTTTTGTATGCGCTTCTCTATGACGGGCCGCACTGCACTTATCCAGTCATCCTGATGGCATGCACCTGggggaaacaggaaaaactCATCACCTTTGCAAAAtttaacacaggaaaaaattcattatcacggcaaaatttatttcagagttGACTCATATCATTCAGGCTTATGCAGCAACTTCAGAGTATGTAAGAAGTTTTTCCTTAGCTACTACAGTCTGAAATTACTTAGGTGGTTTTTCAGGAGGTAGAAGATGTTTTATTAATAACCATAGTTAGGTAATGCAGTGACCAAAGCAATGGAACAAAGCtaaattttaacatttgttttgCTGATACTGATAAGAAGAAATAATGGAGTGGGGGAAAGTATgttatgaatatttttataacaCAAGGGGAACTAGTTGGTATGACAACATTGAAGTggacagcaaaggaaaacactgTGGACAAGTACAGATGTTTAATATTAACTCTTGATTTTGTCTATGTGGATGCAATTGCTCAGCCTAAACATAATTAAAACTGTCAACAAATCTGGGAAAACACTCTGGGAATGGAGTGTGGAACATGACATTGACAATGTATCAGACTCTAAAGTACAGACACATGATAGGCAGTGCAGAGCTTTTCAAGACTCAACAGGGCACACATATCTCAAGAAAGATTACAAAACAGAAGCC is part of the Zonotrichia leucophrys gambelii isolate GWCS_2022_RI chromosome 8, RI_Zleu_2.0, whole genome shotgun sequence genome and encodes:
- the UCHL5 gene encoding ubiquitin carboxyl-terminal hydrolase isozyme L5 isoform X4, with the translated sequence MKGLALSNSEVIRQVHNSFARQQMFEFDAKSSAKEEDAFHFVSYVPVNGRLYELDGLREGPIDLGACHQDDWISAVRPVIEKRIQKYSEGEIRFNLMAIVSDRKMIYEQRIAELQQQLAEEEPMDTDQSSNVLSSIQSEVAKYQMLIEEENQKLKRYKIENIRRKHNYLPFIMELLKTLAEHQQLIPLVEKAKEKQNAKKAQEAK